The Chrysemys picta bellii isolate R12L10 unplaced genomic scaffold, ASM1138683v2 scaf2210, whole genome shotgun sequence genome has a window encoding:
- the LOC135980207 gene encoding fibrinogen-like protein 1-like protein — protein sequence MSSSRQALPPRVVWCDMDTEGKGWTLVQRNSYNTEITWKESWSTYKYGFGNVQQDYWLGNEYLSLLTRQNIYKVRFVVEDKSNSTRYAEYDIFSVEDEPSGYLLRLGRYSGDGEDYLTTYHSGLGGIHDNMKFSTTDKDQDQASGNCASSYGGWWYDKCQNILLNGKGYIYWAGFCKSGECRSSLILVKPTDVCWVRQEEPILLGSRRR from the coding sequence atgtcatccagccggcaggctctcccccctcgagtggtgtggtgtgacatggacaccgaaggcaaaggctggacccttgtgcagagaaattcttacaacacagagatcacctggaaggagtcctggagcacctacaagtacggctttgggaacgtgcagcaggattactggctgggcaacgagtacctgtccctgctcacgcggcagaacatctacaaggtccgctttgtggtggaggacaaatccaacagcacccgctacgcagagtacgacatcttcagtgtcgaggatgagcccagcgggtaccTGCTCAGGTTGGGaaggtactctggggacggcgaggactatctcaccacctaccactccggcctggggggcatacacgacaacatgaagttcagcacgactgacaaggatcaggaccaggccagtgggaattgcgcaagtagctatggaggctggtggtacgacaagtgtcagaacatcctgctcaatgggaaaggctacatctactgggcagggttctgtaagagtggggagtgcaggtcttccctcatcctggttaagccaacagacgtgtgctgggtccggcaggaggagcccatcctccttgggagccggcgccgctga